Part of the Arvicanthis niloticus isolate mArvNil1 chromosome 3, mArvNil1.pat.X, whole genome shotgun sequence genome is shown below.
GCTCCAGCTGCCACAAAAGTAGATGTTAACACTCAATCACCCAACCTTGTTGGCACATTTGGCATTCTAAAAGCATCCAATGATCCCTTGGTGTCCTGGCCATCCTCAGTCAAACCCACCTACAATAATCTCTAGTTCCCAGTTCAATCTATACCTCAACATCTAGTGTTAAGCAAGGAACTATGGGTGTTTGCTGGGTTCCTACCAGGCCTGACTTGAGATACTCTAAGGCTACCACAGTAGGTGAATGGATGAAGAGAGACTCTTTCCTGATAAAGGTATAAACCTTCTTTTGAAATAGTCCTTTTTGCACTAAACAATCCAGAAGAAAGAATGCAATAGGGTCTCTACAAATATTTCAAGAACTCTCACCAGGTGGTAATgatgcatccctttaatcccagcactcaagaggtagaagagttcaaggacaccctagtctacagagtgaattttaggacagccagagcgAAACACTGTTTTAAGAAacgtgtgtgtgagagagagagagagtgtgtgtgtgtgtgtgtgtgtgtgtgtgtgtgtgtgcatgtgtactatatatatgtatgtatatttcaaaGGTATATTTCCTATGCCCAAAACTAAAACCCAATGTGAAATGCTACATGGAGAGAAAACTAGGAAATGGATCAGAGCACCAGCATAACTAGTCAAAATGAGCACTTCGTGGTCCATGGGTGCCAGATGAGCAAGCTTTCCCTGAGCTGCCAGGGCCTAAAAGTGTGAGCGAATTTCATGAGATCTTTGGTTTGGGCCCATTAGCACCTGCTccttctttgcattttttttcctctgtgtctctgcttTGTCCTCTGGCTTTTCAGCTTGAATAGTGGCTCTAACCACGTGCCACATCTCAATACCTATACTCCAAACTCTCTCAGGCAAGTTTGGTCCTGTGAACACTTATTCCAAAGGGACTCACCACTAGTTTAACTCTTCAAGAGACAGTAATTTATCTTTTCTCTTAGATGAAGCTTGTCCTCAGTGTTTTGCTCAGAAAATAGGCAATTCACCAAGTAACAGATTCCTCTTGCCACAATATTCCTTAGGAACTCTCTTAAATCTCTATGACAGTGGatgaataataaattataagaaataaGCTTAAGTTTGCAGCTAGTAAGGCAAAAAGTTTATCCAAAGAATGCAAATtatacctctttttttctttttactaactCATCAGTATAATTGCTATTGTCACTGTGatttaacaattaataaatcatCATTACAATGATCCATAAACCTATAATAAaacacacatcaaaacaaaatgattttgaGCATATTGCCAGTGCTTTggaagatagataggtaggtagatagatagatagatagatagatagatagatagatagatagatttcagTTGTATAGTATTTGTTTAATATCCTGTAAGATCTGGGTTTGACCTACCAAACctacaaaatatccagaaaacacCATGTTCTGTAAAGAATTGTACCACGTGTGCATTGTTGGTGAGAATGAACAACAGTACACTGTAGAAAGCAATATGAAGCTTCCTCAGAGAACCACAATTAGAACATGGGTATAACTCATCATTTTCACTCTTGTACTGTCCTACCTTGCTTTCtactcttttttaaagattttaatatatatatacatgtgtgtgtgtgtatgtatgtatgtatgtatgtatgtatgtatgtatgtatgtatacactgtagctgtcttcagacacacctgaaaaGGGCATCAtgttccattacagatggttgtgagccaccatgtggttgctgggaattaaactcaggacctctggaagagcagtcagtgctcttaaccactgagccatctctccagaccgcTTTCTACTCTTATGATAAAATACTGACCATGGATGCTTGGAATAGAATGTGCTTatttggtttagataccttgattACAGTTGCTCACTGGGAGAAGTCAGAATAGGACcctggagcagaaactgaagcaaaggctGTAGAGGAACACTACCTACTGACTTTCTCTCTATGAATTGCTCAGACTACTTCCTTATACCTCCCAGAACCACTATGCAGGGGTAGCACTGCACACAATAAACTGGATCCTTCTTATCAATCATCAACctagaaaatgcccccatagactTGTCTACAGGCTTATGtaatgagacattttcttcaagtgccgggattgcaggtgtgtgcttcTATATCTGGCATCTCagttgagggtccctcttcccaTAAGACTCAGTTTGtaccaagttgacaaaaactaaccagaaaattttactaaaaataaagTCCCAAAAAAGTATTTCTTCATCTACATTCATAGGAACATTCTTCAGAACAGCCATAAGATGGAATCAGCCCAACTTGAccatggataaatgaatgaataaacaaaatgtgaGGTGtacatacaatgaaatattattcagccttaAGAAGTAGAGAactcaccaggcagtggtggtgcacgcctttaatcccaacacttgggaggcagaggcaggcagatttctgagttcaagaccagcctggtctacagagtgagttccaggacagccagggctatacagagaaccctgtctcgaaagaaaagaaaagaaaaaaaccaagaagtGGAGAACTCTtcaaacacaaacatataaataagaaatagaaataaacattttaaaatacatttcccaTAGTTAGTAAATTAGAAGACCTTAATGAAGCCAGAAACAgaagcacatacctgtaatcctggcatcCACAGAAACATCTCATTACACAGGTCTGTAGACAAGTCTATGGGACATTTCTTGACTAGTGATTAATGAGGAGAGTCCAATTTATTGTATCAGAAGAATTAAGGATACAAAATGAGATTCTATAATGCCCATGATTATAAACaaacaagataattttttttttaaataggggactggagaaatagctcagtggttaagagcactgactgctcttcaagagtcctgagttcacttcccagcaaccacatggttgctcacaaccatctgcagtggggtctaatgccctcttctggtgtgtctgaagagagcaatggtgtactcatatatgttaaataataaagaaatcttttttaaaaaatttaaaaaataaacaagaaaatccTAGCTCCAGATTCACAGTCCATGAACCCTCTTTGTTTCTGAAGCACCTTTGAAAAGTAAGTTGCTTGTACTCTTTCCCACCCCCAACATGTGGCCATCTCCATACCCACAGGCCACACTCCAGAACCATGGTTAAAGAGCCATTTAAACAGTACAGCCACCAGCTGTACCAAGTCTACTTCCCAATCAAAGGCAAACCAGATTCTCATATCATACACagaaacctaagaaagaaagcCACATGCCCAGGTCAAATtgcaaagacaaaaacaatatgAATGATCAAGAGACCAAGTCTCTCATCAAACCCACTAATCTTATAGAAACATTCTCTAAGAAGAACTATCTAGATGAACAACCAGGaggtaaaatttaaaagaaaaatcataaattttGCCAAGGAATTTAAAGAAGACATAAACATTTTACTGAACTCTAAGAGAATGGCAATAAACACTTGAATGATGTCTAAGAAAATACAGATACATGACTTATGAAATGGTAAATATTCCTCAGGATTTGAAAAGTGAAGTtaataaagagatagaaacattgaagatgccaggcagtggtggtgcactcctttaatcccagcacttgggaggcagaggcaggcgaatttctgagttcgaggccagcctggtctacaaagtgtgttccaggactatacagagaaactttgttttgaaaaaccacaaagaaagaaagaaagaaagaaagaaagaaagaaagaaagaaagaaagaaagaagaaaagaaataaagaaacattaaagataacacattaaaacattaatgtggaaaaaaattaatatgtcaATTATAAAATTCAGAGGAAagtctttctttttggttttttgagacagggtttctctgtgtagccctggctgtcctggaacacactctatagaccaggctggcctcaaactcagaaatccacctgcctctgcctcccaagtgctgggattaaaggcatgcaccaccaccgcccagccagagGAAAATCTTAAAGCAGAAGGACCCAAGCAGAAGCTAGAATGCCAAGGCTCAGACATAAAGCAGAGCACCTAGACTAAATAAGCCAAGAGAGCTTTAAAATTAAAGCAGAGGAGAGGAACAGGAATAAAGTATGAAATGCCTTTAACAAACAAGATTTTTTAACTATACATATTGATGAGGAATAAGAATACCAGGTCAccaggtggtggtgatgcacacctttagtttgaggccagcctggtctacagagtaaattacaggatagccaaggctacacagagaaagcctgtcatgaaaacaaaataaaaaattaaagcaatgacATACTAGTAACTAAACAGTGCTTcttctagaaaattctagaataaaaagaagaactcACACACAAAAGACATAGATGGTAAGaaacaaactcagggctgagaTCAATACaatggaaacaacaacaaaaaggagtcAATGAAAGAAAGAGTTGGTGCTCTGAGAAAATCAGTAGGATTGACATacccttatccaaattaactaagaagaaacaaattaacaaaattaagtaGAAGGGGgcacataacaacagacaccaaggaatTCCAGGGAATCCTAAGGGCAGTCTTTAAAAAGCTGTTCTTCTCCAAACTGGTAAATCTACAGTGAAAAAAGATAGCCATAAAGATGCAGTGAATGGCACTAAAATGCTGGTGGCAACCAATTCTGTCTAATTGGAAACAGTAGGAAATtgtgcctggtactggaaacctagccaacttcCCAGGAATAGTGAGGCTGTGGGCCTTAGAGAAGAATCTACTACCGCCACTTTGCTAGACCAGCGTAATTTCAACTTTATTCTAGATATTATCCTTATACCCCAGGGAAGTGTAGCCACCACACTTCAACAAAGAAGCTTCTCTCACAGCAAACGGAAGCCATCGCAGATAAGTATGACTGGACACAGTGCTAAGATCAATGGGTTGTAAGGAGCTGAGCCCTCATGGATTagagtaggcttcagacatgaaaatgactttggggtaGGACAGTAAAGTTGGCTCAGATGtattggtcatcctgataagcccttagaaacagtgatcacgggagtattcacgtaattgggtttaatgctttgcttgttctttggctatttgtgtttattgtcttgcttgttccttgactatttgcatctattatattgctagttcctcaacctagaactgacttaagacattacatgcatgtaattaaaatggtataaaagcaaaaaggaggaggggggacgtgatgggggttctagggaggggaaatggggaaaggggatgacatctgaaatgtaaataaataaaatatctaataaaaaaagagagaagaaaagatatgCAGCACAGTTCTTGCATCTATGGGCCAGGCAGCATCACAGAAAAGGGGAACAGgaaggttgtaagagccagaataccagAAAGCCTGCTATGAGCCTGCCTCTCTTACAATGGGCAGAATACACAGAGTATGGATAGTATCAATACACATGCAAACTCAGAGGGAAGATAATCTCAAGGGTCCCactcctagacaaagaactacaggcagctaatACCGCTGAGAGGGAGAATTAACATCTCCAAGAGATGAGAGCCAGAgaggttatccaataccaagtggccaGCCCTGAAGCATTTACAATGAAAATGGACTCAGCatgatttatttacatatttgtccATACATGTctgtacatatatgatatatatgtaacaatagaaatcaaagaaaaagaggctatcaattTGAAAATGGATTGGAAGGGAACATGGGGAAGgttgaagagaggaaaaggaagtgattatattttaattaaaatgtttaaaataattaattataattcaaCAAGGGGTTGGAGAAATAgctgaagagcactgactgttcttccagaggtcctgagttcaattcccagcaaccacatggtggctcacaaccatctgtattatgatctgatgccgtcttctggtgtgtctgaagatagcgacagtgtactcatatacataaaataaatgagtaaatctaaaacaaaatcaacaaacagAAAATACCTTAACTATCCTGGTGACACAaaatcaggtgtggtggtttgaataagaatgccccccataggctcatgtgtttgaatacttggtcctttTACTGGaattgtttaggaaggattaggaaatgtggccttgttgaaagaagtgtgaATTCTGGGGGTTCAGAAGACTCAGGCcattcccagtttcctctctgcttCATGGATGTGTCTCAAGATGTCAAGctgtaagctctcagctcctactccagtgccatgtctgcctgcctgttacCATTTCCAAGCATCGTGGTATCTATTtcagcaatagaaaagtcaccaaaaaaaaaaaaaaaagaaaaaagaaagaaagaaggaaggaaggaaatagaggagaggacaggaggggagggggggggaggggaggggaggggaggggaggggaggggaggggaggagaggagaggagaggagaggagaggagaggagaggagaggagaggagaggagaggaggagaagagaggattcTGGCAATACAAGGTCAGGTTTATGTTTCTCTTAGTTatgagaaattttaattttataatatataagtgtgacaataaataaatcatacatacatacatacatacatacatacatacatacatacgtaaaAGTAAAACACTCTTGAAGACAAGCCTAGTAATGCATGCCTTAAGTCCAGCACCGGAAagatggaggcaggtggatctctgagtttgagagcagcctggtctacagggcaagcTCCAaaacagacagggctacacagagaaaccctgtctcaaaaaaaaaaaaaaaaaaaaaaaaaaaaaaaaaaaaaaacaaaacagtcttttTTAAAGCCATCTTGACATTTAATAACTATGCttctatctcctcctcttcctcctcctcctcctcctcttcctcctctttctcttcctcctcaccttcaCACTCCGCTTCATTCTtatcatcctcttcttcctcctctgcctctttctcctcatcctcgtTCTCACCCTGTGACTCATCTTCCTTATACCCCCTGACCATCTTCTACCAAACCTGTTTTGGGAGCAAAAGGAAACCACAGATATGAAGTCATCAAGTCCCGATAAACCCCACAGACATTGTCCCACCTGGCATTACTAAACTGGAGAAAGCTAGAAAGGAAGTCTCCCAGGAGACAGATTACAGACATGAGTGCTGCCTTCTCACAGGGGTGCTGTTACAACAGTCCCACACTAAAGAGCTCACACACAAACTGCCTCTggggaaaacaaaccaaaaacagacCACAGCAGAGACCACCTTCAGTAACAGCCTCAACCTTCCCCAGTCACAAGCAAATGGGAGGAGAAAATGCACAAATAATAAATCAGTCAAGTTTCAGTCTCTCAGTCTGCTGCATCTTCTCCCATCGGCTCCTCACAAAGGCTGGTGCTGACCCTGTGCCATGTAGAGCTCTCTCCAGCCACAGAGCACATCTCTTCTCTCAGACCGAAACAGGACCTTCTTCCATGGATGCTGGCACCTCCTGATGAGAGTCACTCACCCTTCCATATCAGCCACGGTATGAGTCCCATCTTTCAAGTCATCTGGAGGCTTGATGGCTAACACAGAGGGGTGCTaaacagacaggagacaggacTCTGTCCCCAAACACCTACATTTCAGATACACGCAAAGACCAGGGCAGAGCCATAAGTCATGTCTTCACTCTGTCACCTCTCAGTCTGCTCTTTACTTAATTCTTGCACATAAACTTCTTTCTGCTCTCCAACAATGTTTCCCTCTGTCCTGTTAAATCATGTGACACTACCTCTCCGGCTGTTCACTGGCTACATCTTTACATCTTTCTCCCAAACTCTTCCTCACTAGCAACGGTTCACTGACTGTGATCCAGGTTGGGTGAGAGTGTCTTGGAGTCTGTGGTGGTTCTAGCTGTGCTCCCTTcagtgtggtccttgtcagtaaGTCACTTCCTCAGCTCTACCCACAATTCCAAGGTTAGATTAAGCTAGTTGGAACCTGGTTGTTGTGTCAGTGGATATTTTGAATGGATAATCAAGACTACTCAGGGCTTCACAgtctttgttttagatttatttattttatgtattagtgTTTTCTTTGCAGTTATGTCTTTGTACCACATATATGCCTGGTGTCCAAGGAGATCAGAAGGCtttggatctcttggagctggactTAAGGACATTGTGAGATGTCATATGAGGTCTGGGAATTGAAATTAGGTCCTCTGTATAAactacaagtgctcttaaccactgagccatctctccagccccaagggatTCATATATTCTTATGGAAATTGCTAGTTTCATGTATCACATTTCATTacatattttctgtttataaaattcAGTAAATAATACAAGATTGAATTAGTTttctaaatataaagaaaaaagacatgCTTCAAGTTGATTTTCagaaaatggacatttttttaaaggtttctcCATttgggccaggtatggtggcacatgcctttaatcccagccctccagAAACAGAGGCTAGTGGAAAACTGTGAGTTCCAttccagcttggtctacagagagtctcaagaagccagggctgcatagagaaaccctgtaccaaaagattaaaaaaaaaaaatgtttcttcatttGAGAGATTTGTGACTAGAGTTAGAAACATAGTTTGGAACTAAACAAATTGAGAATTAGACAAAAGTCACCTGCTGAAATGCTTGTGTGTGTTACCTCCTTAGAAAGCATCTTATACCCTTGACACTGTTAATCTCTGGACaaatatatactacatacatacacacacacatacatacatacacatacatacacacacacatacatacatatatacatacatacacacatacatacacatacatacatacacatacatacatacacatacatacatacatacatactatgtgTATACTACTTCTTGCCCTTCCACCTTGGTCAGGTGCTGTGCTGTATGCTGACCCAAGAGCTTTAGGCAATTCTGTTGAGGAGTGCTATAAATGCAAATGCACAGAACTGCATGCACAGTACTGCATCCACAGTACTGTACACATAGTACTTCACTGCACTTTCAAATGTGGATTCTGGGTATTAAAGTCAAGTCGTCAGAATTGCATAGCTAATGCTTTAATCCAATACTTCAGTCATCTCACAGAAGTACATCTAGGTTTTGAAGCAGGATAGTAACACCAATTTAGActctgagaagagagaataagcCCAGAGGCTAGAAAGCAGCCTCCAATATCACCTTTTACTAAGTTATATTTGTGAAAAAGGAAGTTCAGTAAAACAGAAAACTGCTGGACAGGCAACCATGAGGCATGGTTGGAAGCCACATTCCAGCATTCACGGGAGAAGCTGAATGTCCTGAACAATAGTCAGTGACTGTTTTATAGGTTACTGGAGGTTTCTAGTGTACAAAGCCTTGATTACAAACTTCTAAAGGTTGAGAAAGTCAACAGTATAGATTTTGCAAGACATAGCAACTCCCTATGACTGTCGCCATCATTTCAAAGCAACTACGAAAGAGTGTGAATGAGCACAGCTCTGTGCCCATGAGCTTTCAGCTGTAACACTCTTGGCAGAGCATGGCAGAGACCACAGGTCCTCCATATTGGTCACAGCTCCACAGAACTTCCCCATCACCACCCCAGGTTCCCACAGTCTACTCCACTTCTCCTCACTTGCATGTCATCTATCCTAACCCCTGCTTATCTGTTCTCTAGATCTCCCAAAGATGGAAAGAGTCAACTACACACTCTTGACTGAGTTCATCCTCACAGGAGTTCCCCACCCTCCAAGgctgaggacattcctgttggtGTTCTTTTTGCTGATCTACATCCTGACTCAGCTGGGGAACATGctcatcctcatcactgtctgtgCTGACACACAGCTCCATGCGCGCCCCATGTACATCTTCCTTGGGACACTCTCTGTCATCGACATGGGCATCTCTACCATCATTGTCCCCCGTCTCATGATGAACTTCACTCCAGGCATTAAGCCCATCCCATTTGGGGGATGTGTGGCCCAACTTTATTTCTATCACTTCTTGGGCAGTACTGTGTGTTATCTCTACACCACAATGGCCTATGACAGGTACCTGGCCATATGCCAACCCCTGCGTTACCCAGTCCTCATGTCTGCTAAGCTGAGTACCTTGCTGGTGGCTGGAGCTTGGGTGGCTGGCTCAATCCATGGAGCAATCCAAGCCATTCTAACCTTCCGCTTGCCCTACTGTGGTCCCAACCAGGTGGATTACTTCTTCTGTGACATTCCTGCAGTTCTGAAACTAGCCTGTGCAGATACCACAGTCAATGAGTTGGtgacttttgtggacattggagtGGTGGTTGCCAGTTGTTTCTCCCTGATCCTTCTTTCCTACATCTATATCATTCGGGCCATCCTGAGAATCCGCACAGCTGATGGAAGGCGAAGGGCCTTCTCAACATGTGGAGCTCATGTAACCATGGTGACCGTGTACTATGTGCCCTGTGCCTTCACCTACCTGCGACCTGACAGCCACAGCACCCTAGATGGAGCAGCTGCTCTCTTCCCCACAGCCATCACACCTTTCCTCAATCCCCTCATCTACACTCTGAGGAACCAGGAGGTAAAGTTGGCCTTGAGGAGAATAGTAGGAGGCCAAAGCACTAAGAGTGAGGTCTGAGTACCTCTTCTCTTCTGAGGAGACACCCAGGTTTCCACTCAGTCTTGTGTTTAGGTTTCAGTGaggcttcctgtttcttctcattGATGGAGTCTGCCACACAGATCCATACAATGAGATGGAGCATACATGAAGGGAAAGCACAACCTCCCAGCCGTTCTTAGTTTCTCCTCCAGATAAACAGCTCCAGCTGCCATAGAAGTAGATGGTAACACTGAGCCACTCTATAAGATGCCAAAGATGGTATGTGTGCTGGCTAGATTCTTTTTCAACCtgacacaaattagagtcatATGGGAAGtaggaacttcaactgagaaaatgactccatcaGACTGGAAACCTATATATCTTCATGATAGattattgatgtgggaaggcccaggtCACTATGGGTGATGCCACCCCTAGGCTCTtgttcctgggttctataaggaagcaggctaagcaagccagtaagcagtacttcTCTATGGAATCTGCACTAGCTCTTGCCGCTAggtttgagttcctaccctgacatGTAACTATCAGCTAAATTAACGTTTTCCCTACCCACAAAAATGACTTTTGTCATGATGTCTTACCATACCAACCAAAACCTTAACAAGGGCAACATATTTATGTATCCAGATGACTAACATTCTAAAGCCATCCAGTGAACCTTTGGTGTCCTGGCCATCATTAGTCAAGCCCTTCTACGATAGTCCACAGTTTGCAGTTCAATATACACCTTAACATCTAGTGTTAGACAAGGAACTATGGATGTTTGCGGGGTCCCCAACAAACAAGCCTGACTTGGGACTTCCTAAGGCCACTCCATGTAGGTGAATGGATGAAGAGGACTCTTGCCTGCTAAAAGAATAAAACTTCTCTTGAAAT
Proteins encoded:
- the LOC117706018 gene encoding olfactory receptor 10G3-like; translation: MLAPPDESHSPFHISHDLPKMERVNYTLLTEFILTGVPHPPRLRTFLLVFFLLIYILTQLGNMLILITVCADTQLHARPMYIFLGTLSVIDMGISTIIVPRLMMNFTPGIKPIPFGGCVAQLYFYHFLGSTVCYLYTTMAYDRYLAICQPLRYPVLMSAKLSTLLVAGAWVAGSIHGAIQAILTFRLPYCGPNQVDYFFCDIPAVLKLACADTTVNELVTFVDIGVVVASCFSLILLSYIYIIRAILRIRTADGRRRAFSTCGAHVTMVTVYYVPCAFTYLRPDSHSTLDGAAALFPTAITPFLNPLIYTLRNQEVKLALRRIVGGQSTKSEV